The proteins below come from a single Mercenaria mercenaria strain notata chromosome 3, MADL_Memer_1, whole genome shotgun sequence genomic window:
- the LOC123524494 gene encoding uncharacterized protein LOC123524494 translates to MYLCNAGVGLSNGNVHINFTDCNKRTSHDVTNQTSLTLKDDANGAMQYTVAVVFVYSIAVLGVFGLGLYNRRKHRRNHVDNETRAFLKNYEDVRRICEQKSRLGAIQALLHQIHNEQMTNCTDSSVNNLALLPFSLSNISENTLTDFVVDGVTESNKKLLDEGTHKPEKGKGSPARAKLTLLGSSRRSYKECKRCWSRRGVVTTYDKCMCRFYDDLVTGDSGQLTETVDLSNIEEMHINSENCEKTFNNVSFQ, encoded by the coding sequence ATGTATTTATGCAATGCTGGAGTTGGATTATCCAATGGAAATGTCCATATCAATTTCACAGATTGCAATAAACGGACGTCGCATGACGTTACTAATCAGACGTCACTCACCTTAAAGGATGATGCGAACGGGGCCATGCAGTATACGGTGGCAGTTGTGTTTGTTTATAGTATAGCTGTACTCGGTGTATTTGGCCTTGGACTATACAACCGCAGGAAACACCGACGAAATCACGTGGACAACGAAACACGAGCGTTCTTGAAAAATTACGAGGACGTGAGACGAATATGTGAACAGAAGTCACGTCTAGGTGCTATACAAGCTTTGTTACATCAAATTCACAACGAACAAATGACAAATTGTACCGACTCTTCAGTCAATAACCTTGCCCTTCTGCCATTTTCTCTTTCGAACATAAGTGAAAACACTTTGACAGATTTTGTTGTCGATGGAGTAACGGAGTCAAACAAAAAACTACTGGACGAAGGAACACATAAACCAGAAAAAGGAAAAGGTTCTCCAGCGCGCGCGAAACTGACATTGCTTGGTAGTTCACGAAGGTCATATAAGGAATGCAAGCGATGCTGGTCAAGACGGGGTGTCGTGACAACTTATGACAAATGCATGTGTCGGTTTTACGACGACTTAGTTACAGGTGATAGTGGTCAGCTTACTGAAACTGTTGACTTATCGAACATTGAAGAGATGCATATAAATTCGGAAAATTGTGAAAAGACATTTAACAATGTGTCATTtcagtaa